Genomic window (Neosynechococcus sphagnicola sy1):
AAATGAATGGTTCCAACCAAAGGCAAAAGTGACAACAAGACTACCTCAACTAGCGGAAAGCTTGAAGCGATAGCATCAGAGGATTTAGCGCGATGACTCAAAGATGCTGATTTATTTCTTGCTCCCAGAATAAATGCGTTGCAAGCGCGAACTTTTCCATCTGAGTCAACTACGCGGTGGTAATAAATCGTGTCGTTTTCTTGTGGACGGCGAGTTGCATCTTTAACTTCAGAAATATGCAAAAAACTTCTTGACTCCCATCAGCGGGTTGGATGAAACCAAATCCACGTTCATCTTTCCGTTTTGTAAGTTTTCCACTGCGGAGACCAGGATGCATGAAAAATCTCAATAACGAAAACTTTTCGATTTTGGCAAATCACCTTCGAGTACAGCCATAGCCAGAAGACAAAGCAGCCTAACGCTAAGTTCAGCGGGGGAGAAAATCGACGAATGTTAATGAGGAGGTTTTTTTGCCTCCGCTGCAACGTTAGTTAAGCCGCAATTTAGAATAAAAAGTAAAACAAAAATCTATTAAAAAGAAGATTATTTCTGATAATTCAATAAGTTAGAATCAAACCAAACATCTTCATAATTGGGAGCAATCAAAAATCTCCAACCTGGAGATAAACCAAGATAACCGATGATATCTGAACAATGGTAATCAATATGTGTAAGACATAGAGGTTGGAAAAAATTATCATCTAAAGAAGGCTCTTTTTCACCTCCCCAAATATACCATCCTGTAGTATTACCTTCTGGTACTATGCGTAAACCGTTTATTGGATATACTTTATTGTTGTTTAGTAATTGCTCCGATATTCCTATTCTTAAATCTAGAGGTGAGGCATAATATTCTGCTCCAAATCGCTTACATAGGTTTTGTTGTTTTTTTACATATTCTTGCATTTGTTTTACATCTATACTTTTCTTTAAACTTAACCCTTTTTATTTCTGTAAAATCTAATCTCAAATTACTTATTGATATAAACTCTTTTTATTCAATATTTTTCACCTTTTTATTTATTTTAACTATAGCTATATACTACCTATAAGTGGCATAACGTTCGTGTTGAGCGGTTGTCAGAAAACCCCGCAATGCACCAGGAATTTGAGTTAATCCGCTCCAACACGGTTGTTAGCCCCCTGTTGGTGACTATGTCCCAATTGTTTGACTGACCAAAGCGCGAAATGCATTTATCTCCTCGTTTGATTTGAAGCACCGCTTTGGAATGAGCGTGTAAAGACCTTTGCCATACATAAGCAGAAATAAATCTGGGCTTTCGATGACACGCTCATAATGTGTCCATTGCAAAGTTGAATCGAGCGATGCGGTTTTGAAATGAATATTCTGAAGCGAAAAAGTCAAATGATATTCTTCTCGAAATTTTGGATTGCGCCGAAATTCTATTTTTGTTCTCCACTGGCTTAAAGATAGCAAATCGAACCACTCTGCCACAGCTAACGGAAACCAAATAATTGTCCACCAATGCAAACCCACGAAAACGACGCAATAAACACCAAAACCAAAGAGCAGAAACGCGACGACTTTATCCAATTTAGCCAAGACACCTTTGCTGTAAAGAACGCGCTGGGCTTCAAGATGATCTTTTAGTTCGTTGGTAAAGATGATTGAGATTGGAGCCGATTGTGCTTCTGACATTTTATTAGTGTAGCAATCACAACCTTTTAGTGTAGCAATCACAACCACGTTTCGTACAATAGGCTAACGGCTGAATTCAGCGGCGGTAAATATACTCTGCATCTCCGAAAGGATCTCCATACCGTCCGCTGCAATGATTGGTTATGCATACTGTGAGTTCAATCTATATCGAGATCGCCCTTTGACGATATCAACACATAGAGTCTATAAATCTCTATCGCTAGCGATCGCCCTTTGATGATATCAATCTGTAAAGCCTACAAATTTCTACCAATAGCGATCGCCCTTTGATGATATCAATCTGTAAAGCCTACAAATTTCTACCAATAGCGATCGCCCTTTGATCATATCAACACGTAAAGCCTATAAATCTCTATCACTAGCGATCGCCCTTTGATCATATCAACACGTAAAGCCTATAAATCTCTATCACTAGCGATCGCCCTTTGATCATATCAACACGTAGAGTCTATAAATCTCTGCGACAAGCGATCACTCAATTATGGACATTGCCTTAGAGTGCGGGTTCAACAGCCACAGCCATTTAAGCAAAACGTTTCGGCAATTGACAGGCATAACACCGAAAGCCTACAGAGAAAGTTAAACAACTATGCTTTTGTCCGGTGAGCAGTATAACGTCAAAGTTGTGCGGCGGTAAACAAGCTTGAATCTCGTCAATAACCTCTGTTCCGTCCACACCAACGCAGTGTTAGCTGGCTGACATAGACACATACTTAGCTTTGCTACCAACGCTCCAATATCAATCCATCCACATAATCAAAATCAGTATCATCACTCACTAATACCCAACCATGTTCTAAACACTGAGCAGCAATCCACACATCATTCATTGGAATTGGTCGCTCTTTTCGCTTCAACGCTAACCGCGTTTGGGAATATATTGTTGCTGTTTCTCTCCCTAATGGCATCGCTCTACAAGCCGATATAAACTCCAGATAGCGCGGCAAGTTTTGTAACGGACGTGTTAAGTTTTCTGCACCAAATAACAACTCTCCGACAACAACTATTGGCAGCGTTACTTCCGGCAAAGACAGTATCCTTTCAGTAATTGTCGCGTCTCCATTCAAAAAACGAATCGCAGCAGAGGTATCAAGCGCAATCTCACCACTCATTCAAATCCACCTGCCGACATTCTGCTGTAATTGTTCGCTGTAGCTCTCCTGTCTCTGAATCACTTAAAATTCCTGCGAATTTTGCAAGAGGATGGTGCTTACGTATCGCTTTAACCCGATGTAAAAAATCAAGCACTAT
Coding sequences:
- a CDS encoding type II toxin-antitoxin system VapC family toxin yields the protein MSGEIALDTSAAIRFLNGDATITERILSLPEVTLPIVVVGELLFGAENLTRPLQNLPRYLEFISACRAMPLGRETATIYSQTRLALKRKERPIPMNDVWIAAQCLEHGWVLVSDDTDFDYVDGLILERW
- a CDS encoding YcxB family protein; this translates as MVVIATLKGCDCYTNKMSEAQSAPISIIFTNELKDHLEAQRVLYSKGVLAKLDKVVAFLLFGFGVYCVVFVGLHWWTIIWFPLAVAEWFDLLSLSQWRTKIEFRRNPKFREEYHLTFSLQNIHFKTASLDSTLQWTHYERVIESPDLFLLMYGKGLYTLIPKRCFKSNEEINAFRALVSQTIGT
- a CDS encoding AraC family transcriptional regulator, producing MSATSDHSIMDIALECGFNSHSHLSKTFRQLTGITPKAYRES